In the genome of Podospora pseudocomata strain CBS 415.72m chromosome 2 map unlocalized CBS415.72m_2.2, whole genome shotgun sequence, one region contains:
- the SEC59 gene encoding dolichol kinase (BUSCO:EOG09260LVD; COG:I; EggNog:ENOG503NUCX), which yields MPEQLQPPLNQTAAENADDDLDTLRVLSRSPHPYHRQSFELLEPSDCLIPSHEPFPSLGKDSTPPSDSGTEADDEHFLKGLPAPKVRLHKGLRGKNEPLSGTSTPWLSPAVLEEEGRKTALGINHGEKRVAAERVRRRKEVTRRIAEVLLLGFQGGIVVLNPDAQPYVRIYGKKVLAVIAMLLGLAALYPLRLALWAYRRDTPSKALPIRVPATFDPAPLLYPFITPVLISFLVAQNVKGVVLPNLVLGIAALPRALFPGSRYWESLSSSHWLFSCTPLFLDRLMATTPGSQQGEMSAEVLVLLYPLHQTLCLILHHLTTTSLLVAELQLLSVALINLLLLATSPQAVILQAVLWGGGIGLMVLSGHVIQWGISLARVPKWRFKRSEIPSKGGFGFGQLKRMLSSPNARRQRSSTGEFTYTFSDSAQSTDRELTTKPTTLRADSFSENEVVPPPTPDAPSSAVKLSFAEPSASQSVPRRRTLPSTGKPGPRSKSSTPSGRRKRSASSSVRAFFSLTHKQATLRKWMYSSYVLTSIILIIFLGIRTYVQYYALDGNEPIGWALGYLFGGLSQFRFQVVQHDLEKWICLPFRLEPSDVQCSSGWIQHLRQFSFGEANTRLILSGYWLTIIAFGLAIVFSLSPVCEVDTRRKVFHFMMVAMFLPTIYIDPTYIALALSLMLAIFLLLDLIRASQLPPLSGPIAKFLTPYVDGRDLRGPVVISHIFLLIGCAIPLWLSLAGLGREGEGYVRGWEVRERELAMVSGVVCVGLGDAAASLIGRRWGHRKWLWGGGKSIEGSVAFAGAVFLGLGVGGGWLRLGGWETVTTGGGGGDGGGGHESLMGVLDVGRLYREWGREKAPRMGVCSVLASLTEAVLTGGNDNVVVPVVLWGCVRGLEI from the exons ATGCCTGAGCAGTTGCAACCCCCACTAAACCAAACCGCCGCTGAAAATGCGGACGACGATCTCGACACCTTGAGGGTCCTCTCTCGGTCCCCTCACCCTTACCACCGTCAGAGCTTCGAGTTATTAGAACCGTCAGATTGCCTGATTCCGAGCCACGAGCCGTTTCCCTCCCTTGGCAAGgactcaacaccaccgagcGACAGCGGGACCGAAGCCGACGATGAACATTTCCTCAAGGGTCTGCCCGCACCAAAAGTAAGGCTACATAAGGGCCTTCGTGGAAAGAATGAACCGCTTTCCGGAACATCCACGCCCTGGCTCTCGCCGGCAGTTctagaggaggagggcaggaAGACGGCGTTGGGTATAAACCATGGCGAAAAGAGGGTCGCCGCAGAAAGAGTGCGCCGGCGCAAGGAAGTAACACGAAGAATAGCTGAAGTGTTGTTGCTTGGCTTCCAAGGGGGCATCGTGGTTTTGAACCCAGACGCTCAACCTTATGTCAGGATATACGGCAAGA AAGTTCTTGCTGTAATAGCGATGCTGCTTGGATTAGCTGCTTTGTATCCGCTGAGACTGGCCCTATGGGCTTACCGTCGTGACACGCCGTCCAAGGCTTTGCCGATTCGTGTTCCGGCAACGTTCGATCCAGCACCACTTCTCTATCCATTCATTACGCCAGTTCTAATATCCTTTTTGGTGGCACAAAATGTGAAGGGTGTCGTATTGCCAAATTTGGTTCTCGGCATAGCAGCATTGCCCAGGGCTCTGTTCCCGGGTTCGCGGTATTGGGAGAGCCTCAGCTCGAGTCACTGGCTGTTCTCGTGCACTCCGCTGTTTCTGGACAGACTCATGGCAACAACCCCAGGATCCCAGCAGGGCGAGATGTCAGCTGAAGTGTTGGTCCTGCTGTATCCATTACACCAGACTTTGTGTCTTATCTTGCACCATCTTACCACGACCAGTCTCTTGGTAGCCGAGCTCCAACTGCTGTCGGTGGCACTCATAAACCTACTACTACTAGCAACCTCTCCCCAGGCAGTTATTTTGCAAGCTGTTTTATGGGGAGGCGGCATTGGTCTCATGGTTCTTAGCGGTCACGTCATTCAATGGGGGATCTCTCTGGCCCGTGTGCCAAAGTGGCGGTTCAAGAGGAGCGAGATACCGTCGAAAGGGGGCTTTGGATTCGGGCAGCTAAAACGGATGCTGTCATCACCAAACGCCCGCCGGCAGCGATCGTCTACAGGGGAGTTCACGTACACGTTCTCCGACTCGGCTCAGTCTACAGATCGAGAGCTTaccaccaagcccaccaccctccgGGCAGACAGCTTCAGCGAAAACGAAGTCGTgccccccccaacccctgacGCTCCATCCAGTGCTGTCAAGCTCAGCTTTGCCGAGCCATCTGCTAGCCAAAGCGTACCTCGGAGGCGCACTCTCCCTTCCACGGGAAAGCCTGGCCCACGCTCAAAAAGCAGCACACCGTCCGGCCGCCGCAAACGTTCTGCGTCCTCGAGCGTGCgcgccttcttttctctcacCCATAAGCAAGCCACCCTACGCAAGTGGATGTACTCGAGCTACGTCCTCACgagcatcatcctcatcatcttcctcggcatccgGACCTACGTCCAGTACTACGCCCTAGACGGCAACGAACCGATAGGCTGGGCGTTGGGTTATCTCTTTGGCGGGCTCTCACAGTTCCGCTTCCAGGTGGTGCAGCACGACCTAGAAAAATGGATCTGCCTCCCTTTTCGTCTCGAGCCTTCTGACGTCCAATGCTCCTCGGGCTGgatccaacacctccgcCAGTTTTCGTTTGGAGAAGCCAACACGAGACTTATCCTCTCCGGCTACTGGCTGACGATCATTGCGTTCGGCCTCGCCATAGTCTTTAGTCTATCACCAGTCTGCGAGGTGGACACGAGAAGAAAGGTATTTCACTTTATGATGGTGGCCATGTTCTTGCCTACGATTTACATCGACCCTACGTACATCGCTTTGGCGTTGTCACTCATGCTAGCGATATTTCTACTTCTGGACCTGATCAGAGCGAGTCAGCTGCCGCCTTTGTCGGGACCGATTGCGAAATTCCTCACTCCGTatgtggatgggagggatttgagggggccggtggtgattaGCCATATTTTTTTGCTGATTGGCTGTGCTATTCCGTTGTGGCTGTCGCTTGCTGgtcttgggagggagggggaggggtatgttaggggttgggaggtgagggagagggaactggcgatggtgagcggcgttgtgtgtgttgggttgggagatGCGGCTGCTAGTTTgattgggaggaggtgggggcATAGGAAGTGgctttggggaggggggaagagtaTTGAGGGGAGTGTGGCGTTTGCGGGGGcggtgtttttggggttgggggttggaggggggtggttgaggttgggggggtgggagactGTGACgactggaggtggtggtggtgatggtggtggagggcatgagagtttgatgggggtgttggatgtTGGGAGGTTGTATAgggagtgggggagggagaaggcgccgaggatgggggtttgttCGGTGCTGGCGAGCTTGACGGAGGCGGTGTTGACCGGGGGGAATGATAATGTTGTTGTGCCGGTTGTGCTTTGGGGGTgtgtgagggggttggagataTGA
- a CDS encoding uncharacterized protein (EggNog:ENOG503P789), with translation MSPSSPVGGKLPSYEPVPSVDIDEKAAIQTPKDLEDGQPQPRRKTMTFCRRAMLVLGLTWLVLTGVAMAGPHPRWKMPCHQAEGQQEVADASRDSSFSTLLNAASPKSLHDLLHRYFPEKFQDGVWPSERDAVAAVHQANAALATSIVQLAKRDANSTSSETSTSVPEPEPTTSTSSSSVPPVETTTTTTTTTPTSTSAITPSSKPSPTPTPEPTPTTQPGTSLTSPTGNTLPPDDPSSSVPRTTVGASSTSMASSSSSSLSSSSSSQVLSSAVDGETTLTTSTILPDEETSTSTPPPNTSNTRRTSSSIVTTFTQTSNGNVITVTSTTFVYDIPVETTPAGAEEPTVTPSLQNGAPGMQKQQKGSLLAGVIAAMGMFLI, from the exons ATGAGTCCTTCAAGCCCAGTCGGTGGTAAGCTGCCTTCTTACGAGCCAGTTCCCTCTGTCGACATCGACGAGAAGGCTGCCATCCAGACACCAAAGGATCTCGAGGACGgccaaccacaacctcgaCGCAAAACCATGACTTTCTGCCGAAGAGCCATGTTGGTCTTGGGCCTCACATGGCTGGTGTTGACCGGTGTGGCCATGGCCGGCCCTCACCCGCGGTGGAAGATGCCGTGCCATCAGGCCGAAGGCCAGCAAGAGGTCGCCGATGCCTCAAGGGATTCATCATTCTCAACTCTACTGAACGCGGCATCGCCCAAGTCTCTTCACGACCTTCTCCACCGGTACTTCCCCGAGAAGTTCCAGGACGGTGTCTGGCCATCGGAGCGCGATGCCGTTGCGGCCGTTCACCAAGCCAATGCGGCTCTGGCAACGTCCATTGTCCAACTGGCCAAGCGGGACGCGAACTCGACCTCGAGCGAAACCTCCACTAGCGTGCCTGAACCCGAGCCCACAACTTCAACGTCCTCTAGTTCTGTGCCCCCAGTtgagaccaccaccaccaccaccaccaccaccccaaccagcaCCTCGGCCATCActcccagcagcaagccgtCTCCCACGCCCACTCCCGAGCCTACTCCTACTACACAACCTGGTACGTCCCTCACGAGTCCCACAGGGAACACTCTTCCCCCGGAtgacccttcttcttctgtgCCGCGGACGACTGTTGGTGCGTCTTCCACCTCTATGGCttcgtcgtcctcttcgtcgttgtcgtcgtcctcttcatcgcaGGTGTTGTCTTCTGCGGTTGATGGAG AAacgactttgacgacctCTACCATCCTGCCTGATGAGGAGACGTCTACTTctacacctcctcccaacacGAGCAACACGAGACGTACCTCTAGCTCTATCGTCACCACTTTCACTCAGACCTCCAATGGCAATGTCATCACTGTCACATCGACGACTTTTGTCTATGACATCCCGGTAGAGACGACGCCAGCGGGTGCTGAGGAGCCGACTGTTACCCCTAGCCTCCAGAACGGGGCTCCCGGGATGCAGAAGCAGCAAAAGGGGTCGTTGTTGGCGGGCGTTATTGCTGCGATGGGCATGTTTCTGATTTAG
- a CDS encoding uncharacterized protein (EggNog:ENOG503P6SQ; COG:S), translated as MASEDYRAAVPGTLKLKGVSNNPGAIKKKKKKSKSKPSDLEKNLSTGPPADKPTPEPTPDSEKQLQCRSPSQEPPPENGENDDNDPPKTEAERRFLEAKRKRLQELTSSGKLRPELLKTHKQRVEELNSHLSRLSEHHDMPKIGPG; from the exons ATGGCCTCAGAAGACTATCGCGCCGCAGTCCCCGGCACCCTCAAACTAAAAGGCGTCTCCAACAACCCTGGCGCCataaaaaagaagaagaaaaaatcCAAATCCAAACCCTCCGACCTAGAAAAGAACCTCTCTACCGGTCCCCCAGCAGACAAACCAACACCCGAACCCACCCCCGACTCAGAAAAACAACTCCAATGCCGCTCACCATCCcaagaaccaccaccagaaaaCGGGGAGAACGACGATAATGACCCCCCAAAGACAGAAGCAGAGCGCAGGTTCCTAGAGGCAAAGCGCAAGAGG TTACAAGAACTCACCTCCTCGGGCAAACTCCGCCCCGAACTCCTCAAAACCCACAAGCAGCGCGTCGAGGAGCTGAATTCCCACCTCTCCAGGCTGAGCGAGCACCACGATATGCCAAAGATTGGGCCCGGTTAA
- a CDS encoding uncharacterized protein (EggNog:ENOG503P8WR) codes for MSEWIGTHGLYSASLLSCDPPEPTFTREWAINFIAADASSSWDATYTIMQEFTGDANLWSVPESGIPPNFVQTAVKCAGCVEPTVTITCPNVLGTEAAVVVGNGVWATVAPEAEVEAGAAVNGEPGRVAAVSGGDWEGGGAWELVASGEGPDFGLSGSLLGESGDGNGEEAVVEGGGASAAGVVAAPAGVNVPTGTEEKVAFATAEAGSLTLKRGLMWGLALGLVIFF; via the exons ATGTC TGAGTGGATAGGCACCCACGGACTATACTCcgcctctctcctctcctgcgACCCCCCCGAGCCTACTTTTACCCGTGAATGGGCCATCAACTTTATCGCTGCCGACGCGAGCTCTTCCTGGGATGCTACTTATACGATTATGCAAGAGTTCACTGGCGATGCCAACCTCTGGTCTGTTCCCGAGAGCGGGATCCCCCCCAACTTTGTCCAGACTGCCGTCAAGTGTGCCGGGTGTGTCGAGCCGACTGTTACGATCACTTGCCCGAATGTTTTGGGGACGgaggctgctgttgtggtgggcAATGGTGTTTGGGCTACTGTTGCGCCtgaggctgaggttgaggctggTGCTGCGGTGAATGGTGAGCCGGGACGGGTTGCGGCTGTTTCCGGGGGtgattgggaggggggtggtgcttgggAGCTGGTTGCTTCTGGGGAGGGGCCTGACTTTGGGTTGAGCGGTAGTCTCTTGGGTGAgtctggggatgggaatggggaggaggctgttgttgagggtggtggtgcgtcggctgctggtgttgttgctgccccgGCGGGGGTTAATGTGCCTACTGGGACGGAGGAGAAAGTTGCTTTTGCTACTGCTGAGGCGGGGAGCTTGACGCtcaagagggggttgatgtgggGGCTtgctttggggttggtgattttCTTCTAG
- a CDS encoding uncharacterized protein (COG:G; EggNog:ENOG503NWV9): protein MFKAYIGGPIYAALGNHDSVPTNLESPHSIDRNGPLGQQFSWHYDHISKLWEHYGWIDNATQTQASLHYGGYSIGHPLGLRIITINTDFWYQANIFAFLHADNPDYSGIFSFLVEELQKAEDEGQRVWIMGHVPTGWQGQNALPGGSDAFYQIIERYSPHVIANVFFGHTHEGTNNGTLQTAYDALVAAWTGPSLTPLTNLNSGYRLYEVDTGTWEIFEAYTYYADVNTFTTLNGTGPVFQLEYSTREAYSPAADWPEGEPLNATFWHRVTEAMEKDKGLVSLFNTYQGKSSIRSPNCTSDACAAGKICYIRSGSTALGRACPQGFGSVQSPYTGVNF, encoded by the exons ATGTTCAAGGCATACATCGGGGGGCCCATCTATGCGGCACTTGGT AACCACGACTCAGTCCCAACCAACCTCGAAAGTCCTCACTCCATCGACCGCAACGGGCCTCTCGGCCAACAGTTCTCCTGGCACTACGATCATATCTCCAAGCTCTGGGAGCACTATGGTTGGATCGACAATGCTACTCAGACCCAAGCTTCTTTGCATTACGGCGGCTACTCTATTGGCCATCCGCTGGGCTTGAGGATTATTACAATCAACACCGATTTTTGGTACCAAGCCAATATTTTTGCATTTCTACATGCTGACAACCCAGACTACTCGGGAATTTTCTCCTTTCTCGTCGAAGAGCTTCAGAAAGCTGAGGACGAAGGCCAACGGGTATGGATCATGGGCCATGTGCCCACCGGCTGGCAGGGCCAAAATGCTCTCCCTGGGGGGTCGGATGCTTTCTATCAAATCATTGAGCGATACTCTCCGCATGTAATTGCTAACGTGTTTTTCGGTCACACCCATGAAGGCAC TAACAATGGAACTTTACAAACAGCATATGATGCTCTTGTTGCGGCATGGACCGGCCCCTCATTGACCCCGTTAACCAACCTGAACTCGGGTTACCGCCTGTACGAAGTCGACACTGGCACATGGGAAATATTCGAAGCCTACACTTACTACGCTGACGTCAACACCTTCACTACTCTCAATGGTACAGGGCCGGTCTTCCAACTCGAATACTCTACACGCGAGGCCTACAGTCCAGCGGCAGACTGGCCCGAGGGCGAACCTCTAAACGCCACGTTTTGGCATCGAGTCACAGAAGCCATGGAAAAGGACAAAGGGCTGGTCAGTCTGTTCAACACCTACCAAGGGAAGAGTAGTATCAGGAGTCCAAACTGTACAAGTGATGCTTGCGCAGCAGGGAAGATCTGCTACATAAGGAGTGGCAGCACTGCCTTGGGAAGGGCTTGTCCGCAAGGCTTTGGCAGTGTCCAAAGCCCATACACCGGCGTCAACTTCTGA